In Paracoccus aerodenitrificans, the following are encoded in one genomic region:
- a CDS encoding amidase, whose translation MDWLDKTSCEQGRAIMAGLVSPVDLTEAYLDAAEKHPDRDLIFARLTPDRARSEAIAAHDRAKSGLRSGLLDGVPISWKDNIDSRGVATEAGSALLKGRTPDRDAGLLENADLAGLICLGKTHMTELAFSGLGVNPITATPPNALDPALAPGGSSSGSAVSVALGLSSATIGSDTGGSIRLPAAWNGLVGFKPTPGAVPMRGVVPLCPRFDVAGPLARAVEDCAELFAAITGQPSADLTGAEPKRLRLMVLDGLPFEDARDAPVSAFEEAVEALARAGVSVTRAAPSCVAEALALSPTLFAPEAYGVWKAHIEDAPDAMYPPILTRFRAGKEVSAPDFVEAWQTLHRLRRDWADKVGPFDAVILPTAPILPPDRKALLADADFFAAENLLTLRNTRIGNLFGLPAITLPTERPACGIMAMGAAGQDRHLLRVARAIEIALSA comes from the coding sequence ATGGACTGGCTGGACAAGACCTCATGCGAGCAGGGCCGTGCGATCATGGCGGGGCTGGTCTCGCCCGTCGATCTGACCGAGGCTTATCTGGATGCGGCAGAGAAACACCCGGATCGCGATCTGATCTTCGCGCGGCTGACACCGGATCGCGCCCGGTCCGAGGCGATTGCGGCGCATGATCGCGCGAAATCCGGGCTGCGTTCGGGGCTTCTGGACGGGGTGCCGATCAGTTGGAAGGACAATATCGACAGTCGCGGCGTCGCGACCGAAGCCGGGTCCGCCCTGCTGAAGGGCCGCACACCGGACCGGGATGCCGGGCTGCTGGAAAATGCCGATCTCGCAGGGCTGATCTGTCTGGGCAAGACACATATGACCGAACTCGCCTTCAGCGGGCTGGGGGTGAACCCGATAACCGCGACCCCGCCCAATGCGCTCGATCCGGCGCTTGCGCCCGGCGGGTCCAGCTCTGGTTCCGCGGTATCGGTCGCGCTTGGGCTTTCCTCGGCGACAATCGGGTCCGATACGGGCGGCTCGATCCGTCTTCCGGCGGCTTGGAACGGGCTGGTCGGGTTCAAGCCTACTCCGGGCGCGGTGCCGATGCGCGGCGTGGTGCCGCTTTGTCCTCGCTTCGACGTGGCCGGACCGCTGGCCCGCGCTGTCGAGGATTGCGCCGAGCTTTTCGCTGCGATCACTGGTCAGCCTTCTGCCGATCTGACCGGGGCCGAGCCGAAACGGCTGCGCCTGATGGTGCTGGACGGGCTTCCGTTCGAGGATGCCCGCGACGCCCCTGTTTCGGCTTTCGAAGAGGCGGTCGAGGCTTTGGCAAGGGCAGGGGTCTCTGTCACACGCGCGGCACCTTCCTGCGTTGCCGAGGCTCTGGCGCTGTCTCCGACCCTGTTCGCGCCCGAGGCTTATGGCGTCTGGAAGGCGCATATCGAGGACGCGCCGGATGCGATGTATCCGCCAATTCTGACGCGGTTCCGGGCGGGCAAAGAGGTCTCGGCCCCGGATTTCGTCGAAGCATGGCAAACTCTGCATCGTTTGCGCCGTGACTGGGCGGACAAGGTCGGTCCGTTCGACGCAGTGATCCTTCCGACCGCGCCGATCCTGCCCCCGGACCGAAAGGCGCTGCTGGCGGATGCGGATTTCTTTGCCGCTGAAAATCTTCTCACCCTGCGCAATACCCGGATCGGCAATCTTTTCGGCCTGCCTGCGATCACCCTGCCAACAGAAAGGCCCGCCTGCGGCATCATGGCGATGGGTGCAGCCGGTCAGGACCGCCATCTGCTGCGTGTCGCCCGGGCCATCGAGATCGCGCTTTCAGCGTAA
- a CDS encoding aminotransferase class I/II-fold pyridoxal phosphate-dependent enzyme, with product MAQTERFSNLPEYAFPRLRALLSGIQPGGEPVVMTIGEPRHPIPDFVAPIMADCIALFGKYPPNEGSAAMLEAICGWMSRRHGLEVVPDHITSLNGTREGLFNAALALCPQQKNGAQPVILIPNPFYQVYAVAAAAVGAEPVFVPATAETGFLPDFTALDEAVLKRTAIAYICSPANPQGSIADEDYLERLIHLADRHDFLVFADECYSEIYRDTPPPGALAVASRMGLSDRVVMFNSLSKRSNLPGLRSGFAAGGRTAIAQIRRLRSYAGAPLPLPAQAVSAAAWADETHVQTNRELYHRKYAVADRVLGNVPGYQGPAGGFFLWLPVEDGEDAARTLWRDAGIQVLPGAYLSREVGGQNPGKGYIRVALVADAEETEQALNRLKETIYD from the coding sequence ATGGCACAGACCGAGCGGTTTTCGAACCTGCCGGAATACGCATTTCCGCGTTTGCGCGCGTTGTTGTCGGGTATCCAGCCCGGCGGCGAGCCTGTCGTCATGACCATTGGCGAGCCTCGCCATCCGATCCCGGATTTCGTGGCCCCGATCATGGCGGACTGCATTGCGCTTTTCGGGAAATATCCCCCGAATGAAGGCAGCGCCGCCATGCTGGAGGCAATTTGCGGCTGGATGTCCCGCCGTCACGGGCTGGAGGTGGTCCCGGACCATATCACCAGCCTGAACGGTACGCGCGAGGGGCTGTTCAACGCGGCTCTGGCGCTCTGTCCCCAGCAGAAAAACGGTGCGCAGCCGGTCATTTTGATCCCGAACCCGTTTTATCAGGTCTATGCCGTCGCCGCCGCCGCTGTCGGTGCCGAGCCGGTGTTCGTTCCGGCGACTGCCGAAACCGGGTTTCTGCCGGATTTCACGGCGCTTGATGAGGCGGTGCTGAAGCGCACGGCGATTGCCTATATCTGTTCTCCGGCGAATCCTCAGGGATCGATTGCGGATGAGGATTATCTTGAGCGTCTGATCCATCTGGCCGACCGGCATGATTTTCTGGTCTTCGCGGATGAATGCTATTCCGAGATCTATCGCGATACGCCTCCGCCGGGAGCCTTGGCCGTGGCATCGCGGATGGGGCTGAGCGACCGGGTGGTGATGTTCAACTCATTGTCGAAACGGTCTAACCTGCCCGGTCTCAGATCGGGCTTCGCCGCCGGAGGCAGGACCGCAATCGCTCAGATCCGCCGCCTGCGCAGCTATGCCGGAGCGCCGCTGCCGCTGCCCGCGCAGGCTGTCAGTGCCGCCGCTTGGGCCGATGAAACCCATGTGCAGACCAATCGCGAGCTTTATCACCGGAAATACGCCGTGGCCGACCGGGTTCTGGGTAATGTGCCGGGCTATCAGGGACCCGCAGGCGGGTTTTTCCTGTGGTTGCCGGTGGAAGACGGCGAGGACGCGGCCAGAACGCTCTGGCGCGACGCCGGGATACAGGTGCTGCCCGGAGCCTATCTCTCACGAGAGGTGGGCGGGCAGAATCCGGGCAAGGGATATATCCGCGTCGCTCTGGTCGCGGATGCCGAAGAAACAGAACAGGCGCTGAACCGCCTGAAAGAAACGATTTACGATTAG